A window of Tautonia plasticadhaerens contains these coding sequences:
- a CDS encoding type II secretory pathway, component PulD, producing MGRLRTLTILMSIGAWSAATQGAYQEGVPSPAPGSRPPAPAPPVEYLRAGAQLFNNGQYDLAAKYLKAAHDYRESLSEAEQARLDEYFRAMDVVAARQGGVPAQDAEVRPVGQPATAAAPAAGAAAPAEPDQLGRDYPTDSKSAARWLLVSAREDLARGDFDAAQAKVDKARVMDVKWGLFDEVTPNKLQKELDKAMPEGGPAAVAASAPPAGDPGQQKSAAKARLDEARAALAGGDYDRAQAIAQEVASWGLSFGVLEDSPEKVIAATRALRSQKSGASRNDQSTYDLLVSEARTMLQQGELDAADAKARHALRLDVVPTLDADRAEAVLHEVELARSGGGLATPTGDPEVVLTQNEVEVDPFAGAADPTAPAVIEMPPTFDEGEPAGMAVAVGEVPNADPAASELDNANSMLAGGNFAAAREAADRAVAAGAGAEAEDLKAQIDLAEQAASLQLYDAAMAAVREQEFERARALFNEVASMPSALDAEMAQRVQDMLMRLPQGADAAPAGGLEAQLDAATIEAQRLNAEVGTKVAESRRLMEVEPDQAITLLEETKASVEAAGLSAPVSRTMLRRLEVAIELAKKDKLSFDAKMADKEASADAKREKLRIYEADIAKQKQVAEMMEKAMASQNDGDYAAAEAWAERVIALDPNNVSATAMATVMRVKRHYEEDQRIRDAKEEGVLNALHDIDRSSVIDGDVLRNGIAYPRNFLEMTKDRGRFAEPEPYKAPETVEVERKLNEPISINMPDGSIGEAADFLRNYTGLNITIDTVALQDEALTEQTPVNNLILNDVKIKTVLRLMLEPHGLSYKIEDGVLIITTPQSKSRVFPRVYQVADLVVAPPRNPKPPQQLLNPINNSPAPQAQQDPNVLTTGGDTGGITTKVEQERDVDFGPLMQLITTSIEPTTWEIKDPNTGNSIRTGYGLGGGGFGGEGGGLGFGEEEPPIGSITPFFLNLSLIIRHTSEVHDQVIDLLRQLRRLQDLQVSVEVRFITVNDNFAEFIGVDFDFSIQSDLFGPKSSFVVPNPAAVPVVPGAGGGGGGGGGGGAAAAAPPYLVNPARDHSLGNRQPLVLGVGNSQPGVGTQRFTDNLQIPVLQDSFSPASGLLNLANPSAGTNFGIAFLSDLEVYLFMQAVQQNLRANVVQAPKVTTFNGATATIGDQTQRFLVTGLTPLVSNGAIAFQPQISPIQDGVTLNVTPVVTADRRYVRLTLQPFFQVISDVQTFTFGSGAVGGGGLGGGAANLQSTIQLPIVSNTFVITTVTVPDGGTVLMGGIKRLTEQRLEFGTPVLSKIPTINRLFRNVGIGRTSDSLMLMVTPRIIILEEEEERLGIPAVPVQGLP from the coding sequence TTGGGAAGGCTCAGAACACTCACGATCCTGATGAGCATTGGGGCCTGGTCGGCCGCCACACAAGGCGCCTACCAGGAGGGCGTGCCGTCGCCCGCCCCGGGGTCCCGCCCCCCTGCCCCGGCCCCGCCGGTGGAGTACCTCAGGGCGGGGGCTCAACTCTTCAACAACGGCCAGTATGATCTCGCGGCCAAGTACCTGAAGGCCGCCCACGACTATCGCGAGTCGCTCTCCGAGGCCGAGCAAGCCCGGCTCGACGAGTACTTCCGGGCCATGGATGTTGTCGCCGCCCGACAGGGCGGCGTCCCGGCCCAGGACGCCGAAGTCCGCCCGGTCGGCCAGCCGGCCACCGCCGCGGCCCCGGCCGCCGGGGCCGCGGCCCCGGCCGAGCCCGATCAGCTGGGCCGGGACTACCCGACCGACTCCAAGTCGGCGGCCCGCTGGCTGCTCGTCTCGGCCCGGGAGGATCTGGCCCGGGGCGACTTCGACGCCGCCCAGGCCAAGGTCGACAAGGCCCGGGTGATGGACGTCAAGTGGGGCCTCTTCGACGAGGTCACCCCCAACAAGCTCCAGAAGGAGCTGGACAAGGCCATGCCCGAGGGCGGCCCGGCCGCCGTCGCCGCCTCGGCCCCGCCGGCCGGCGACCCCGGCCAGCAGAAGTCCGCCGCCAAGGCCCGGCTCGACGAGGCCCGCGCCGCCCTGGCCGGCGGAGACTACGACCGCGCCCAGGCCATCGCCCAGGAGGTCGCCTCGTGGGGCCTGAGCTTCGGCGTCCTGGAGGACAGCCCCGAGAAGGTCATCGCCGCGACTCGGGCCCTCCGCTCCCAGAAGTCGGGCGCCTCCCGGAACGACCAGTCGACCTACGACCTGCTCGTCTCCGAGGCCCGGACGATGCTCCAGCAGGGGGAGCTTGACGCCGCCGACGCCAAGGCCCGCCACGCCCTCCGCCTCGACGTCGTCCCGACCCTCGACGCCGACCGTGCCGAGGCCGTCCTCCACGAGGTCGAGCTGGCCCGATCGGGCGGCGGCCTCGCCACCCCGACCGGCGACCCCGAGGTCGTGCTGACCCAGAACGAGGTCGAGGTCGACCCGTTCGCCGGCGCCGCCGACCCGACGGCCCCGGCGGTGATCGAGATGCCCCCCACCTTCGACGAGGGCGAGCCGGCCGGCATGGCGGTGGCCGTGGGGGAGGTGCCCAACGCCGACCCGGCCGCCTCGGAACTCGACAACGCCAACTCGATGCTCGCCGGCGGCAACTTCGCCGCGGCCCGCGAGGCGGCCGACCGGGCCGTCGCGGCCGGGGCCGGCGCCGAGGCCGAGGACCTGAAGGCCCAGATCGACCTGGCCGAGCAGGCCGCCTCGCTGCAGCTCTACGACGCCGCCATGGCGGCGGTCCGGGAGCAGGAGTTCGAGCGGGCCCGCGCCCTGTTCAACGAGGTGGCCTCGATGCCCTCGGCCCTCGACGCCGAGATGGCCCAGCGGGTCCAGGACATGCTCATGAGGCTGCCGCAGGGGGCCGACGCCGCCCCGGCCGGCGGCCTGGAGGCCCAGCTCGACGCCGCGACGATCGAGGCCCAGCGGCTCAACGCCGAGGTCGGGACCAAGGTCGCCGAGAGCCGTCGGCTGATGGAGGTCGAGCCCGACCAGGCCATCACCCTGCTGGAGGAGACCAAGGCCTCCGTCGAGGCCGCCGGGCTCTCCGCCCCGGTCTCCCGGACGATGCTCCGGCGGCTCGAGGTCGCCATCGAGCTGGCCAAGAAGGACAAGCTCTCCTTCGACGCCAAGATGGCCGACAAGGAGGCCTCCGCGGACGCCAAGCGGGAGAAGCTTCGCATCTACGAGGCCGACATCGCCAAGCAGAAGCAGGTCGCGGAGATGATGGAGAAGGCCATGGCCTCCCAGAACGACGGCGACTACGCCGCCGCCGAGGCCTGGGCCGAGCGCGTCATCGCCCTGGACCCCAACAACGTGTCCGCCACCGCCATGGCCACCGTCATGCGGGTCAAGCGGCACTACGAGGAGGACCAGCGGATCCGGGACGCCAAGGAGGAGGGGGTCCTCAACGCCCTGCACGACATCGACCGCTCCTCGGTCATCGACGGCGACGTGCTCCGCAACGGCATCGCCTATCCGAGGAACTTCCTCGAGATGACCAAGGACCGAGGCCGGTTCGCCGAGCCCGAGCCCTACAAGGCCCCGGAGACGGTGGAGGTCGAGCGGAAGCTCAACGAGCCGATCTCGATCAACATGCCCGACGGCTCGATCGGGGAGGCCGCCGACTTCCTCCGGAACTACACCGGCCTGAACATCACGATCGACACCGTCGCCCTGCAGGACGAGGCCCTGACCGAGCAGACGCCGGTCAACAACCTCATCCTCAACGACGTGAAGATCAAGACGGTCCTCCGGCTGATGCTCGAGCCCCACGGCCTGAGCTACAAGATCGAGGACGGCGTGCTGATCATCACCACGCCGCAGTCCAAGAGCCGGGTCTTCCCCCGGGTCTACCAGGTGGCCGACCTCGTGGTCGCCCCTCCCCGGAACCCGAAGCCGCCCCAGCAGCTGCTCAACCCGATCAACAACTCCCCCGCCCCGCAGGCCCAGCAGGACCCCAACGTCCTCACCACGGGCGGCGACACCGGCGGCATCACCACGAAGGTCGAGCAGGAGCGTGACGTCGACTTCGGCCCGCTGATGCAGCTGATCACCACCTCGATCGAGCCCACGACCTGGGAGATCAAGGACCCCAACACCGGCAACTCGATCCGGACCGGCTACGGCCTCGGCGGCGGCGGCTTCGGCGGCGAGGGGGGCGGCCTGGGCTTCGGCGAGGAGGAGCCGCCGATCGGCTCCATCACGCCGTTCTTCCTGAACCTGAGCCTGATCATCCGGCACACCTCGGAGGTGCACGACCAGGTCATCGACCTGCTCCGCCAGCTCCGCAGGCTGCAGGACCTCCAGGTGTCGGTCGAGGTCCGGTTCATCACCGTCAACGACAACTTCGCCGAGTTCATCGGCGTCGACTTCGACTTCTCGATCCAGTCCGACCTCTTCGGGCCCAAGAGCAGCTTCGTGGTGCCCAACCCGGCGGCCGTGCCGGTCGTCCCCGGTGCCGGCGGCGGCGGCGGCGGTGGTGGCGGCGGCGGTGCCGCGGCCGCGGCACCGCCCTACCTGGTCAACCCGGCCCGCGACCACTCGCTGGGCAACCGGCAGCCCCTGGTCCTGGGCGTGGGCAACTCCCAGCCGGGCGTCGGGACGCAGCGGTTCACCGACAACCTGCAGATTCCGGTGTTGCAGGACAGCTTCTCGCCGGCCAGCGGCCTGCTGAACCTGGCCAACCCGAGTGCGGGCACCAACTTCGGCATCGCGTTCCTCAGCGACCTGGAAGTCTACCTGTTCATGCAGGCGGTCCAGCAGAACCTGAGGGCGAACGTGGTGCAGGCCCCGAAGGTCACCACCTTCAACGGTGCCACCGCCACCATCGGCGACCAGACCCAGCGGTTCCTGGTCACCGGCCTGACGCCGCTGGTCTCCAACGGTGCCATCGCCTTCCAGCCGCAGATTTCGCCGATCCAGGACGGCGTGACCCTGAACGTCACACCGGTCGTGACGGCCGACCGCCGCTACGTCCGGCTGACGCTCCAGCCGTTCTTCCAGGTGATCTCCGACGTGCAGACCTTCACCTTCGGCTCCGGTGCGGTCGGCGGCGGCGGCCTGGGCGGCGGTGCGGCCAACCTGCAGTCGACGATCCAGCTGCCGATCGTCTCCAACACCTTCGTCATCACGACGGTGACGGTCCCCGACGGCGGCACGGTCCTCATGGGCGGCATCAAGCGGCTGACCGAGCAGCGGCTCGAGTTCGGCACGCCGGTGCTCTCCAAGATCCCGACCATCAACCGGCTGTTCCGCAACGTCGGCATCGGCCGGACCTCCGACAGCCTGATGCTGATGGTCACCCCGAGGATCATCATCCTCGAGGAGGAGGAGGAGCGGCTGGGCATCCCGGCCGTCCCGGTCCAGGGCCTGCCCTGA
- a CDS encoding ICP22 family protein, with protein MDAKEILRLLVQNRFWIALGIAALLPIIGYFVTFGSVKSETETKTAEIKGAKEGAQSYASGTVPNGQYAEYTQAKIELIEEDVEEAHGSLYARQAGLLDWPDRVAPQLSAWGRDIPEDVPPNELLSIAYEYSQDYEDYAKEVFETVDPWDPVTGEGIVVTPPMEALLQTVTFDINNLPTITKIWQYQENLWVRRSILEVVAQVNKKAGASDWESAPIKNLLTLEVGNPVAVDHRTAAEGFELKDPPEVTKGGQSLEPEAPAAGAGGMGGAMGGRGDMGMTAGMGEYGAMGMGMMPGMMGSGGMGMSKGGGPVRFLQEEGVELFRDYPAVVSVLIDQNSIQNFLVEFENSPMSMRVLEANWTRPKTRVQPPVKGQGFAGYAGMGGFGMGSGGGVLGMMGMGMGMGEYGGMGMMPGMMGSGMMGSGMMGGRGGMGEYGMMPGMMGGMGGPGMTRNQPRSKVRRDLSKDQEETGKEELEPEKVSIYDPYYNVVELQVYVQARFYYPPDPEEPTAEPSLGDQPLADEAGQEPPTDAPAVDAGAPVDAGEPVDAGEPEMPVEDQPADAGLVPDGAEAAPAPEEASGATGETPEAEAGEVPDGSQAPASEPDPGPAR; from the coding sequence ATGGACGCCAAGGAAATCCTCCGCCTGCTGGTCCAGAACCGATTCTGGATCGCGCTGGGCATCGCCGCGTTGCTGCCGATCATCGGCTACTTCGTGACGTTCGGCTCGGTCAAGTCGGAGACCGAGACCAAGACCGCCGAGATCAAGGGGGCGAAGGAGGGGGCGCAGTCGTACGCCTCGGGCACCGTCCCCAACGGCCAGTATGCCGAGTACACCCAGGCCAAGATCGAGTTGATCGAGGAGGACGTGGAGGAGGCCCACGGCTCGCTCTACGCCCGGCAGGCCGGGCTGCTGGACTGGCCCGATCGGGTCGCCCCCCAGCTCTCGGCCTGGGGCCGGGACATCCCCGAGGACGTGCCCCCCAACGAGCTGCTGAGCATCGCCTACGAGTATTCCCAGGACTACGAGGACTACGCCAAGGAGGTCTTCGAGACGGTCGACCCGTGGGATCCGGTCACCGGCGAGGGGATCGTCGTCACCCCGCCGATGGAGGCCCTGCTCCAGACGGTCACCTTCGACATCAACAACCTGCCGACGATCACCAAGATCTGGCAGTACCAGGAGAACCTCTGGGTCCGTCGCTCGATCCTGGAGGTCGTGGCCCAGGTGAACAAGAAGGCCGGGGCCTCCGACTGGGAGTCGGCGCCGATCAAGAACCTGCTGACGCTGGAGGTCGGCAACCCCGTGGCCGTCGACCACCGCACCGCCGCCGAGGGCTTCGAGCTGAAGGACCCGCCCGAGGTCACTAAGGGGGGGCAGTCCCTCGAGCCGGAGGCCCCGGCCGCCGGAGCCGGTGGCATGGGTGGGGCGATGGGAGGCCGGGGCGACATGGGTATGACCGCCGGTATGGGCGAGTACGGCGCAATGGGCATGGGCATGATGCCCGGCATGATGGGCTCCGGGGGCATGGGCATGAGCAAGGGGGGCGGGCCGGTCCGGTTCCTCCAGGAAGAGGGCGTCGAACTGTTCCGCGACTATCCGGCGGTCGTCTCCGTACTGATCGACCAGAACTCGATCCAGAACTTCCTGGTCGAGTTCGAGAATTCCCCCATGTCCATGAGGGTCCTGGAGGCCAACTGGACCCGCCCGAAGACCCGGGTCCAGCCCCCCGTCAAGGGCCAAGGCTTTGCCGGCTACGCCGGCATGGGGGGCTTCGGCATGGGGTCCGGCGGCGGCGTCCTCGGCATGATGGGCATGGGGATGGGCATGGGCGAGTACGGCGGGATGGGCATGATGCCCGGCATGATGGGCTCGGGCATGATGGGCTCGGGCATGATGGGCGGCCGGGGAGGCATGGGCGAGTACGGCATGATGCCCGGCATGATGGGCGGCATGGGAGGTCCCGGCATGACCCGCAACCAGCCCCGCTCCAAGGTGCGCCGCGACCTCTCCAAGGACCAGGAGGAGACCGGCAAGGAGGAACTGGAGCCCGAGAAGGTCTCCATCTACGACCCCTACTACAACGTCGTCGAGTTGCAGGTCTACGTGCAGGCCCGCTTCTACTATCCGCCGGACCCCGAGGAGCCGACCGCCGAGCCGAGCCTCGGCGACCAGCCGCTCGCCGACGAGGCCGGGCAGGAGCCGCCGACCGACGCCCCCGCCGTCGATGCCGGGGCCCCCGTCGATGCCGGGGAGCCCGTCGATGCCGGGGAGCCCGAGATGCCGGTCGAAGACCAACCCGCTGATGCCGGCCTCGTCCCGGACGGGGCCGAGGCCGCGCCCGCGCCCGAGGAGGCCTCGGGAGCGACCGGGGAGACTCCCGAGGCCGAGGCCGGCGAGGTTCCGGACGGATCCCAGGCCCCCGCGTCCGAGCCCGATCCCGGCCCGGCTCGCTGA
- a CDS encoding YdjY domain-containing protein, which yields MLAPWLACLAVSLGTAPQLPIDAPREDHFEAPEGYRPLGPALWFDPEARRLVMRAQVVKRDGFLEHLLCLRNTKEHEAILATDASPRLIHAGLILTGVEPGHPVRYQPEFTPPEGPAIAITVEWAEGGEARKADARSWVQEEETGTPLEIRWVFAGSFEIDRPGLERPLYAADGGDLITVSNFPEAILDLPIASTADDAALNYVANTPAIAPLGEFVTLYFEPVTQPDAPADQPG from the coding sequence ATGCTCGCCCCCTGGCTCGCCTGCCTGGCCGTCTCCCTGGGGACGGCCCCGCAACTGCCGATCGACGCCCCCCGGGAGGACCACTTCGAGGCCCCCGAGGGCTACAGGCCCCTCGGCCCGGCCCTCTGGTTCGATCCCGAGGCCCGGAGGCTGGTGATGCGGGCCCAGGTCGTCAAGCGGGACGGCTTCCTCGAACACCTGCTCTGCCTGAGGAACACCAAGGAGCACGAGGCGATCCTCGCCACCGACGCCTCCCCCCGGCTCATCCACGCCGGCCTCATCCTCACCGGCGTCGAGCCCGGCCACCCGGTCCGCTACCAACCCGAGTTCACCCCCCCCGAGGGGCCGGCCATCGCCATCACCGTCGAGTGGGCCGAGGGCGGCGAGGCCCGGAAGGCCGACGCCCGGTCCTGGGTCCAGGAGGAGGAGACCGGCACGCCGCTGGAGATCCGCTGGGTCTTCGCCGGCAGCTTCGAGATCGATCGGCCCGGCCTGGAGAGGCCCCTCTACGCCGCAGACGGCGGCGACCTGATCACCGTCTCCAACTTCCCCGAGGCGATCCTCGACCTCCCGATCGCCAGCACCGCCGACGACGCGGCGCTCAACTACGTGGCCAACACCCCGGCCATCGCGCCGCTCGGCGAGTTCGTCACCCTCTACTTCGAGCCCGTCACGCAGCCGGACGCACCGGCCGATCAGCCGGGCTGA
- a CDS encoding SUMF1/EgtB/PvdO family nonheme iron enzyme — protein sequence MTRPTTIRPLLGLILLGGPASVSTDAQAPVTLTRWEGPASPSSAGRAPGQAMFLLRARARWSPDAPGERDRYELRVTLPDGRVGRRPMRPEEGPGSLVVTFPVPADSVRNLLPEAVNVEVALVDPTTGTPMSNPLVADISRFPNPGPPPSRAPTGPFDWGRPLSPGESGSGALPRSCPGGWRFVRVASTPDRPGFFVATTEATNRQVADLLPDHDPDAGRSDEFSLDAPEQPAINLTPGRAEAYLAALREADPAGVPFRLPTRAEWERAARAGRNAAYWWGDAPVFPDGANFLGPEPGEEADTTAPESGSGDGFLANPWGLVHTFGNVAEWATGGDGGSAFSRMGGHFRSEPAQALEPPVVDDPAALGPDPYVGLRPAFDLDAATGAELIRRQLADDPELAGVGVSFDPDAASATLSGPVPGTEARRRASERLRSLWFLAAVVDEMRTPVRAPGRLASIGGVAGTPTPTRLLGRTILRVPVSASWDGPQPVAGSDWWLNVYGPGGAHWAYRLDAGEPGKPTLLLAIPAGLVGPDGTARVALSLGVPATSPEEPRVVSDLAMLKIRGG from the coding sequence GTGACGCGACCGACGACGATCCGCCCGCTGCTCGGCCTGATCCTGCTCGGGGGCCCGGCGTCGGTCTCGACCGACGCCCAGGCCCCGGTGACCCTGACCCGGTGGGAAGGCCCGGCGTCCCCGTCCTCGGCGGGCCGGGCCCCGGGGCAGGCGATGTTCCTGCTCCGGGCCCGGGCCCGGTGGTCGCCCGACGCCCCGGGGGAACGCGACCGGTACGAGCTCCGGGTAACGCTCCCCGACGGCCGGGTCGGACGCCGGCCGATGCGGCCCGAGGAGGGGCCGGGGTCCCTGGTCGTCACCTTCCCGGTCCCGGCAGACTCCGTGCGCAACCTGCTCCCGGAGGCGGTGAACGTCGAGGTGGCCCTGGTCGACCCGACGACCGGAACCCCGATGAGTAACCCGCTCGTCGCCGACATCTCCCGGTTCCCGAACCCGGGTCCCCCGCCGAGTCGGGCCCCGACCGGGCCGTTCGACTGGGGCAGGCCGCTCTCCCCGGGCGAGTCCGGCTCCGGGGCGTTGCCCAGGTCGTGCCCGGGCGGCTGGCGGTTCGTCCGGGTCGCCTCGACCCCCGACCGGCCCGGGTTCTTCGTGGCGACGACCGAGGCGACGAACCGCCAGGTCGCCGACCTCCTGCCCGACCACGACCCGGACGCCGGACGCTCCGACGAGTTCTCGCTCGACGCCCCCGAGCAGCCCGCGATCAACCTCACCCCCGGGCGGGCCGAGGCCTACCTGGCCGCCCTCCGGGAGGCCGACCCGGCCGGCGTGCCGTTTCGCCTGCCGACCCGGGCCGAGTGGGAGCGGGCCGCCCGGGCGGGGCGAAACGCGGCCTACTGGTGGGGAGACGCCCCGGTCTTCCCCGACGGGGCGAACTTCCTCGGCCCGGAACCGGGGGAGGAGGCGGACACGACCGCACCCGAGTCGGGATCGGGCGACGGCTTCCTCGCCAACCCGTGGGGGCTCGTGCACACGTTCGGCAACGTCGCCGAGTGGGCGACCGGGGGGGACGGCGGCTCGGCCTTCTCCCGGATGGGCGGCCACTTCCGGAGCGAGCCCGCCCAGGCCCTCGAACCCCCGGTCGTCGACGACCCGGCCGCCCTCGGGCCCGACCCCTACGTCGGGCTCCGGCCCGCGTTCGACCTGGATGCGGCGACCGGCGCCGAGCTGATCCGCCGGCAACTGGCCGACGACCCCGAGCTGGCCGGGGTGGGCGTCTCGTTCGACCCCGACGCCGCCTCGGCGACCCTCTCCGGCCCCGTCCCCGGGACCGAGGCCCGGCGGAGGGCCTCGGAGCGGCTTCGGTCGCTCTGGTTCCTCGCGGCCGTCGTCGACGAGATGCGGACGCCGGTCCGGGCCCCCGGCCGTCTCGCCTCGATCGGCGGCGTGGCGGGGACGCCGACCCCGACGAGGCTCCTCGGCCGGACGATCCTCCGCGTGCCCGTCTCCGCCTCCTGGGACGGCCCCCAGCCGGTGGCGGGGTCGGACTGGTGGCTGAACGTCTACGGCCCTGGAGGCGCCCACTGGGCTTATCGGCTCGACGCCGGAGAGCCGGGGAAGCCGACCCTCCTGCTCGCCATCCCGGCCGGGCTGGTCGGGCCCGACGGGACCGCCCGGGTCGCCCTGAGCCTCGGCGTCCCGGCGACGTCTCCGGAGGAGCCGAGAGTCGTCAGCGACCTGGCCATGCTGAAAATCCGGGGAGGCTGA
- a CDS encoding ABC transporter permease, with product MSRHLASIALGPLVGPECRRASRRGWLFAARTASALLGSAAPLVVLWWWWINWNEAADPDFSPFGPLRGALAVLVGLGAAIGLVLGPAVLAGSLSGEQERGSMGLLLTTRVNAFEVVAGRLSGRFSQVAMILLATAPLMLLLAFLSAIGPASLLTMLLYGPALALGACGLTAGVAVACRRGRDALLGSYAIGLGLIVAGSLLPGWTAWGAGLSVLNPFAPIVPLAWAEDPMPALLSASCWLAIGSAGLAAAIVRLRPNSLKWLDGDSGRRGRRATRRGKIPPLGARPMLWKEIYIERRNSLGGLGRWLGYLAVGYLVIASTLLAGRYLDALLRLGDLARADEQLSLLQEAIVDTSSYFGVFIQWAVGLRAAVAIAGERDRETWDALLTSPLEGREIVGGKLLGSLHALRWLFLATLFAWSLALGIGAMTPREYLHAIAWTGVISAFMAAVGVRMSLASSTATTAMAMTIGAWLGAIIGLSMLAGLLTGLGALGFVLFWVASTQFGLQSAPAPWFPIGGDTGFALLQLLLYAGITSSIVAESRARFDRLAGRIVPDDAWATGEPRPDAPRPGPAAEPVLASSDQPG from the coding sequence GTGAGCCGTCACCTCGCCTCGATCGCCCTCGGCCCGCTGGTCGGCCCGGAATGCCGGAGGGCATCCCGGCGCGGCTGGCTGTTCGCGGCCCGGACGGCCTCGGCCCTGCTCGGTTCGGCCGCGCCGCTGGTGGTCCTCTGGTGGTGGTGGATCAACTGGAACGAGGCGGCCGACCCGGACTTCTCCCCCTTCGGCCCGCTCCGGGGGGCCCTGGCCGTGCTCGTCGGCCTGGGGGCGGCGATCGGCCTGGTGCTCGGGCCTGCGGTGCTGGCCGGCAGCCTGAGCGGGGAGCAGGAGCGGGGGTCGATGGGCCTCCTGCTGACGACGCGGGTCAACGCCTTCGAGGTGGTCGCCGGGCGACTGTCGGGGCGGTTCTCCCAGGTGGCGATGATCCTGCTGGCGACGGCGCCGCTGATGCTGCTGCTCGCCTTCCTGTCGGCGATCGGCCCGGCGTCGCTGCTGACGATGCTGCTGTATGGCCCTGCGCTGGCGCTGGGGGCCTGCGGGCTGACGGCGGGGGTGGCGGTCGCCTGCCGGAGGGGGAGGGACGCGCTGCTCGGCTCGTACGCGATCGGGCTGGGCCTGATCGTCGCCGGGAGCCTTCTGCCGGGCTGGACGGCCTGGGGCGCGGGGCTGTCGGTGCTCAACCCGTTCGCGCCGATCGTGCCGCTGGCCTGGGCCGAGGACCCGATGCCCGCGCTGCTGTCCGCGTCCTGCTGGCTGGCGATCGGCTCGGCCGGGCTGGCGGCGGCGATCGTCAGGCTGAGGCCGAACAGCCTGAAGTGGCTCGACGGCGACTCGGGCCGCCGGGGCCGCCGGGCGACTCGACGGGGGAAGATCCCCCCGCTGGGGGCCCGGCCCATGCTCTGGAAGGAGATCTACATCGAGCGCCGGAACAGCCTCGGCGGCCTGGGGAGATGGCTCGGCTACCTCGCGGTGGGCTACCTGGTGATCGCCAGCACGTTGCTCGCGGGCCGATACCTCGATGCGCTGCTCCGGCTCGGCGACCTGGCGCGGGCCGACGAGCAGCTCTCGCTGCTGCAGGAGGCGATCGTCGACACGTCGTCGTACTTCGGTGTGTTCATCCAGTGGGCGGTCGGCCTGAGGGCGGCGGTGGCGATCGCCGGGGAGCGGGATCGGGAGACGTGGGACGCCCTGCTGACGAGCCCCCTGGAGGGGCGGGAGATCGTCGGCGGCAAGCTGCTGGGGAGCCTGCACGCCTTGCGTTGGCTGTTCCTGGCAACACTGTTCGCCTGGTCGCTGGCCCTGGGGATCGGGGCGATGACCCCCCGGGAATACCTGCACGCGATCGCCTGGACGGGGGTGATCTCGGCCTTCATGGCGGCCGTCGGCGTCCGGATGTCGCTGGCCTCCTCGACCGCGACGACGGCGATGGCGATGACGATCGGCGCCTGGCTCGGGGCGATCATCGGGCTGTCGATGCTGGCCGGGCTGCTGACGGGGCTGGGGGCCCTGGGGTTCGTCCTCTTCTGGGTCGCCTCGACCCAGTTCGGGCTCCAGTCGGCCCCGGCCCCATGGTTCCCGATCGGGGGAGACACGGGATTCGCCCTGCTCCAATTGCTGCTCTACGCGGGGATCACTTCGTCGATCGTCGCCGAGTCCCGGGCCCGGTTCGACCGCCTCGCCGGCCGGATCGTGCCCGACGACGCCTGGGCGACCGGCGAGCCCCGGCCCGACGCCCCCCGGCCGGGCCCGGCGGCCGAGCCGGTGCTGGCGTCGAGCGATCAGCCCGGCTGA